One Drosophila subobscura isolate 14011-0131.10 chromosome U, UCBerk_Dsub_1.0, whole genome shotgun sequence DNA window includes the following coding sequences:
- the LOC117900468 gene encoding uncharacterized protein LOC117900468: MPRVKPTKKLDVLGNLDLRPEDAVGDYLNSKMQDKFFVKPPNSDSAGDSIELLFIQNHREHDAMTKLQTEMLASAKRQTELNSSRVRKMYKIQERLRKRFIEVNSFIKDCADKKRAADKTINDEIVLHGELSEGIQSFKGSIDELKAFRAALKATVQEFQPYEQVLDEVVQVSDIFVSPKDCMDRCDALMLAQVEISQLEQQKLQEIEAMRKRMVKVTNEAALTVLGLKNDLAKLERSYNQSRSLCLKWESILATTKDTITNSYMDKERSLDGVNVLYRTLCRRRDIQPYASRNDVEKQMDFIKSEVEILLGILQAAQGDGRSDGNATGDFALC, from the exons ATGCCGCGCGTTAAGCCCACCAAGAAGCTCGATGTGCTGGGCAACTTGGACCTGCGGCCCGAGGATGCAGTCGGGGATTACCTCAACTCCAAGATGCAGGACAAGTTCTTCGT CAAACCGCCCAACTCCGACTCTGCTGGGGACTCCATTGAGCTGTTGTTCATCCAGAATCATCGGGAGCATGATGCCATGACCAAGCTGCAGACGGAGATGCTGGCCAGTGCCAAGCGGCAGACGGAGCTGAACTCTTCCCGCGTGCGCAAGATGTACAAGATCCAGGAGAGGCTCAGGAAGCGCTTCATCGAGGTGAACAGCTTCATCAAGGACTGCGCGGACAAGAAGCGGGCGGCGGACAAGACCATCAACGACGAGATTGTCCTTCACGGCGAACTCAGCGAGGGCATACAGAGCTTCAAGGGCTCGATAGACGAGCTGAAGGCATTCCGTGCAGCGCTCAAGGCCACCGTCCAGGAGTTCCAGCCGTACGAGCAGGTTCTGGACGAGGTGGTCCAGGTCTCCGACATATTCGTCTCGCCCAAGGACTGCATGGATCGCTGCGATGCGCTGA TGCTGGCACAGGTGGAAATCagccagctggagcagcagaagctccaGGAGATCGAGGCAATGCGCAAGCGCATGGTGAAGGTGACGAACGAGGCTGCCCTCACGGTGCTGGGCCTCAAGAACGATCTGGCCAAGCTGGAGCGCTCGTACAACCAGTCGCGCAGCTTGTGCCTGAAGTGGGAGAGCATCCTGGCCACCACCAAGGACACCATAACCAACAGCTACATGGACAAGGAGCGGAGTCTCGATGGGGTGAACGTGCTCTACCGCACACTCTGCCGCCGTCGTG ATATCCAGCCCTATGCATCGCGTAATGACGTTGAGAAACAAATGGATTTCATCAAGTCCGAGGTGGAGATATTGCTGGGCATCTTGCAAGCAGCCCAAGGCGATGGCAGGTCCGATGGCAATGCCACGGGAGATTTCGCCCTGTGCTAG
- the LOC117900626 gene encoding cilia- and flagella-associated protein 73-like has protein sequence MPRREPTTTIDVVGNLDLRPEQAVGDYRASRQQDKYFVKPPNWDSAGDSIELLYIQNLRENEAMRELQQEMLQNAKRQSQVSSQRTRKMYKLQERLRKRFIEVNSFLKDCADKKRAADKVIQQERALHVELNRGIDSFKSSIAELKAFRTDLQATVSEFQPYECVLEDIVKVSDIFVSPKDCIERCDALMLAQVEISQVQSHKIEEIEQMRQRMLQVTSKAALTVLGLRNDLGRLERSYNQARQTCLQWETILSSCKDVIANNNLDKERSIDCLVTLYKMLCKRRDIKPSLRTYEMPLILDFIKRELSLWNDVIREIEAAPKANKSDAADLGGALC, from the exons ATGCCGCGCCGAGAGCCCACGACCACAATCGATGTGGTGGGGAACCTGGATCTGCGTCCCGAGCAGGCCGTTGGCGACTATCGCGCCTCTCGCCAGCAGGACAAATACTTTGT CAAACCTCCCAACTGGGACTCGGCTGGAGATTCGATCGAGTTGCTCTACATACAAAATCTTCGCGAGAACGAGGCGATgcgggagctgcagcaggagatgcTTCAAAACGCAAAGCGCCAGTCGCAGGTCAGCAGTCAGCGCACTCGGAAGATGTACAAGCTGCAGGAGAGACTTAGGAAGCGCTTCATCGAGGTGAACAGCTTCCTCAAGGACTGCGCGGACAAGAAGCGGGCAGCGGACAAGGTCATTCAGCAGGAGCGGGCCCTGCACGTGGAGCTGAACAGGGGAATCGATTCCTTCAAGAGCTCCATTGCCGAGCTGAAGGCATTCCGCACTGATCTGCAGGCCACGGTGTCCGAGTTTCAGCCTTACGAGTGCGTCCTTGAGGATATAGTCAAAGTTTCCGATATCTTTGTGTCGCCCAAGGACTGCATCGAACGCTGCGATGCACTGA TGCTTGCCCAGGTGGAGATCAGCCAAGTGCAGAGCCACAAAATAGAGGAAATCGAGCAAATGCGCCAGCGAATGTTGCAGGTGACCAGCAAGGCGGCCCTCACCGTGCTGGGCCTCAGGAACGATCTGGGCAGACTGGAGCGATCGTACAACCAGGCACGTCAGACGTGCCTCCAGTGGGAGACGATTCTGAGCAGCTGCAAGGACGTCATCGCCAACAACAATCTGGACAAGGAACGATCCATCGACTGCCTCGTCACCCTGTATAAAATGCTGTGCAAGCGGCGGG ACATAAAGCCCAGCTTGCGTACCTATGAGATGCCGCTTATACTGGACTTTATTAAACGTGAGCTGAGTCTCTGGAACGATGTTATTCGGGAGATTGAAGCTGCACCAAAGGCCAACAAGAGCGATGCTGCAGATCTCGGTGGAGCTTTATGTTGA